From a region of the Enterobacter sp. JBIWA008 genome:
- the mgtA gene encoding magnesium-translocating P-type ATPase — MFKNITRQLQALMSRHLPHRLVQRDPLPNAKSMAGTAIPASLTERCLNVAAMDENEVWRAFGGHPEGLNAAEVEKIRAVHGDNLIPAQKPSPWWVHLWLCYRNPFNLLLTVLGLISYATEDLFAAGVIALMVGISTLLNFIQEARSTKAADALKAMVSNTATVSRVINDLGANAWVELPIDQLVPGDLVKLAAGDMIPADLRIIQARDLFVAQASLTGESLPVEKVARSRDPQQMNPLECDTLCFMGTTVVSGTAQAIVTATGGNTWFGQLAGRVSEQESEPNAFQKGIGRVSMLLIRFMMVMTPIVLLINGYTKGDWWEAALFALSVAVGLTPEMLPMIVTSTLARGAVKLSKQKVIVKHLDAIQNFGAMDILCTDKTGTLTQDKIVLENHTDISGKTSERVLHSAWLNSHYQTGLKNLLDVAVLEGVDEESARTLSGRWQKVDEIPFDFERRRMSVVVSEQTDVHQLICKGALQEILNVSTQVRYNGDIVPLDDTMLRRIRRVTDNLNRQGLRVVAVASKFLPAREGDYQRIDESDLILEGYIAFLDPPKETTAPALKALKASGITVKILTGDSELVAAKVCHEVGLDAGDVVVGSDIEHLSDDELAQLALRTTLFARLTPMHKERIVTLLKREGHVVGFMGDGINDAPALRAADIGISVDGAVDIAREAADIILLEKSLMVLEEGVIEGRRTFANMLKYIKMTASSNFGNVFSVLVASAFLPFLPMLPLHLLIQNLMYDVSQVAIPFDNVDDEQIQKPQHWNPADLGRFMLFFGPISSIFDILTFCLMWFVFHANTPEHQTLFQSGWFVVGLLSQTLIVHMIRTRRIPFIQSRAAWPLIVMTGIVMALGIALPFSPLAGYLQLQALPLSYFPWLVAILAGYMVLTQMVKGFYARRYGWQ; from the coding sequence ATGTTTAAAAATATCACCCGGCAGCTGCAGGCCCTGATGAGCCGCCACCTGCCACACCGTCTTGTTCAGCGCGACCCGCTGCCCAATGCCAAAAGCATGGCGGGCACCGCGATCCCCGCGTCCCTGACCGAACGCTGCCTGAACGTGGCGGCGATGGATGAAAACGAAGTCTGGCGCGCGTTCGGCGGGCACCCGGAAGGGCTGAACGCGGCAGAAGTGGAAAAAATCCGCGCCGTGCATGGCGATAACCTCATTCCGGCGCAAAAGCCGTCTCCGTGGTGGGTACACCTGTGGCTCTGCTACCGCAACCCGTTCAACCTGCTGCTGACCGTGCTCGGCCTCATCTCCTACGCGACGGAAGATCTGTTTGCCGCAGGGGTGATTGCCCTGATGGTGGGCATCTCCACGCTGCTGAACTTTATTCAGGAAGCGCGCTCCACCAAAGCGGCGGACGCCCTGAAGGCGATGGTCAGCAACACTGCGACCGTCTCGCGCGTGATTAACGATCTCGGCGCAAACGCCTGGGTGGAGCTGCCTATCGACCAGCTGGTGCCGGGCGATCTGGTGAAGCTGGCCGCGGGAGACATGATCCCGGCGGATTTACGCATCATCCAGGCGCGCGATCTGTTCGTCGCGCAGGCCTCCCTGACCGGGGAATCCCTGCCCGTTGAAAAGGTGGCGCGCAGCCGCGACCCGCAGCAGATGAACCCGCTCGAGTGCGACACCCTGTGCTTTATGGGCACCACGGTCGTCAGCGGTACGGCGCAGGCGATTGTCACCGCCACCGGGGGCAATACCTGGTTCGGCCAGCTTGCCGGGCGCGTCAGCGAGCAGGAGAGCGAGCCGAACGCCTTCCAGAAAGGGATTGGCCGCGTCAGCATGCTGCTGATCCGCTTTATGATGGTGATGACGCCAATTGTGCTGCTGATCAACGGCTATACCAAAGGCGACTGGTGGGAGGCGGCGCTGTTTGCGCTCTCCGTGGCCGTCGGCTTAACGCCGGAAATGCTGCCGATGATTGTCACCTCCACGCTGGCGCGCGGGGCGGTGAAGCTCTCTAAACAGAAAGTGATCGTTAAACACCTCGACGCCATTCAGAACTTTGGCGCGATGGACATTCTCTGCACCGATAAAACCGGCACCCTGACGCAGGATAAAATCGTGCTGGAGAACCACACCGATATTTCCGGCAAAACCAGCGAGCGCGTGCTGCACAGCGCGTGGCTGAACAGCCATTACCAGACCGGGCTGAAAAACCTGCTCGACGTCGCGGTGCTGGAAGGGGTGGATGAAGAGTCAGCCCGCACGCTCTCCGGGCGCTGGCAGAAGGTGGATGAGATCCCGTTCGACTTCGAGCGCCGCCGCATGTCGGTGGTGGTGAGCGAGCAGACTGATGTTCACCAGCTGATCTGCAAAGGCGCGCTGCAGGAGATCCTCAACGTGTCGACGCAGGTGCGCTATAACGGCGACATCGTGCCGCTGGACGACACCATGCTGCGCCGCATCAGGCGCGTCACCGACAACCTGAACCGTCAGGGGCTGCGCGTGGTAGCCGTCGCAAGCAAGTTCCTGCCCGCACGCGAGGGTGACTATCAGCGTATCGACGAATCCGATCTGATCCTCGAAGGTTACATCGCCTTCCTCGATCCGCCGAAAGAGACTACCGCGCCGGCGCTGAAGGCGCTGAAGGCGAGCGGTATTACCGTCAAAATTCTGACCGGCGACAGCGAGCTGGTGGCGGCCAAAGTGTGCCATGAAGTGGGGCTGGACGCGGGCGACGTGGTGGTGGGGAGCGATATTGAACATCTCTCAGATGACGAGCTGGCGCAGCTTGCTCTGCGCACCACGCTGTTTGCCCGCCTGACGCCGATGCACAAAGAGCGCATCGTCACCCTGCTCAAGCGCGAAGGGCACGTGGTGGGCTTTATGGGCGACGGCATCAACGACGCGCCCGCGCTGCGCGCTGCGGACATCGGTATCTCTGTTGACGGCGCGGTGGATATCGCCCGCGAAGCGGCGGATATCATCCTGCTGGAAAAGAGCCTGATGGTGCTGGAGGAGGGCGTGATCGAAGGTCGACGTACCTTCGCCAATATGCTCAAGTACATCAAAATGACCGCCAGCTCCAACTTCGGTAACGTCTTCAGCGTGCTGGTGGCGAGCGCGTTTCTGCCGTTCCTGCCGATGCTGCCGCTGCACCTGCTGATCCAGAACCTGATGTACGACGTGTCTCAGGTGGCGATCCCGTTTGATAACGTCGACGACGAGCAGATCCAGAAGCCGCAGCACTGGAACCCGGCGGATCTGGGGCGCTTTATGCTGTTCTTCGGCCCGATTAGCTCCATCTTCGACATCCTGACCTTCTGCCTGATGTGGTTTGTGTTCCACGCCAACACCCCGGAACATCAGACGCTGTTCCAGTCCGGCTGGTTCGTGGTAGGCCTGCTGTCGCAGACGCTGATTGTGCATATGATCCGCACTCGCCGCATTCCGTTTATCCAGAGCCGCGCTGCGTGGCCGCTGATTGTGATGACGGGCATTGTGATGGCGCTCGGCATCGCGCTGCCGTTCTCGCCGCTGGCAGGCTACCTGCAGCTGCAGGCGCTGCCGCTGAGCTACTTCCCGTGGCTGGTGGCGATCCTTGCGGGCTATATGGTGCTGACCCAGATGGTGAAAGGGTTCTATGCGCGCCGGTATGGGTGGCAGTAA
- the nrdD gene encoding anaerobic ribonucleoside-triphosphate reductase — MTPHVMKRDGCKVPFKSERIQEAILRAAKAAGVDDADYCATVAEVVSSQMNERSQVDINEIQTAVENQLMAGPYKQLARAYIEYRHDRDVQREKRGRLNQEIRGLVEQTNSALLNENANKDSKVIPTQRDLLAGIVAKHYARQHLLPRDVVSAHERGEIHYHDLDYSPFFPMFNCMLIDLKGMLTHGFKMGNAEIEPPKSISTATAVTAQIIAQVASHIYGGTTINRIDEVLAPFVTASFNKHRKTAEEWQIPDADGYAHSRTEKECYDAFQSLEYEVNTLHTANGQTPFVTFGFGLGTSWESRLIQQSILRNRISGLGKNRKTAVFPKLVFAIRDGLNHKFGDPNYDIKQLALECASKRMYPDILNYDQVVKVTGSFKTPMGCRSFLGVYEDENGEQIHDGRNNLGVISLNLPRIALEAKGNEAEFWTLLDERLQLARKALMTRIARLEGVKARVAPILYMEGACGVRLKADDDVSEIFKNGRASISLGYIGIHETINALFGDTHMYDSELLREKGIAIVQRLRNAVDQWKEETGYGFSLYSTPSENLCDRFCRLDTAEFGIVEGVTDKGYYTNSFHLDVEKKVNPYDKIDFEAAYPPIASGGFICYGEYPNIQHNLKALEDVWDYSYQHVPYYGTNTPIDECYECGFTGEFECTSKGFTCPKCGNHDAARVSVTRRVCGYLGSPDARPFNAGKQEEVKRRVKHLGNGQIG, encoded by the coding sequence ATGACACCGCATGTGATGAAACGTGATGGCTGTAAAGTGCCGTTTAAATCAGAGCGCATCCAGGAAGCCATTCTGCGTGCAGCTAAAGCAGCGGGAGTCGATGACGCAGATTACTGCGCCACCGTCGCAGAAGTCGTTAGCAGCCAGATGAACGAACGCAGCCAGGTCGATATCAACGAGATCCAGACCGCGGTTGAGAACCAGCTGATGGCGGGGCCTTACAAGCAGCTGGCGCGCGCCTACATTGAGTACCGTCACGATCGTGACGTTCAGCGTGAGAAGCGCGGTCGTCTGAACCAGGAGATCCGTGGCCTGGTGGAGCAGACCAACTCCGCCCTGCTCAATGAAAACGCCAACAAAGACAGCAAAGTGATCCCGACCCAGCGCGACCTGCTGGCCGGTATCGTCGCCAAACACTATGCCCGCCAGCACCTGCTGCCGCGCGACGTGGTCTCGGCGCACGAGCGCGGTGAGATCCACTACCACGATCTTGACTATTCGCCGTTCTTCCCGATGTTCAACTGCATGCTGATCGACCTGAAAGGCATGCTGACCCACGGTTTTAAAATGGGTAACGCCGAGATTGAACCGCCTAAGTCTATCTCTACGGCCACCGCCGTCACGGCGCAGATTATCGCCCAGGTCGCCAGCCATATTTATGGCGGTACCACGATTAACCGCATTGATGAAGTGCTGGCCCCGTTCGTGACGGCAAGCTTCAACAAGCATCGTAAAACTGCCGAAGAGTGGCAGATCCCGGACGCTGACGGCTACGCGCACTCCCGCACCGAGAAAGAGTGCTACGACGCCTTCCAGTCGCTGGAGTATGAGGTAAACACGCTGCACACCGCCAACGGCCAGACGCCGTTTGTGACCTTCGGGTTTGGTCTGGGCACCAGCTGGGAATCGCGTCTGATCCAGCAGTCCATCCTGCGCAACCGTATTTCCGGCCTCGGCAAAAACCGCAAAACGGCGGTGTTCCCGAAACTGGTGTTCGCCATCCGCGACGGCCTGAACCACAAGTTTGGCGATCCGAACTACGACATCAAACAGCTGGCGCTGGAGTGCGCGAGCAAGCGCATGTACCCGGACATCCTGAACTACGATCAGGTCGTCAAAGTGACCGGCTCGTTTAAAACGCCTATGGGCTGCCGCAGCTTCCTCGGCGTGTACGAAGATGAAAACGGCGAGCAGATCCACGACGGGCGCAATAACCTGGGCGTCATCAGCCTGAACCTGCCGCGCATCGCGCTGGAAGCCAAAGGCAATGAAGCTGAATTCTGGACGCTGCTGGACGAGCGCCTGCAGCTGGCGCGTAAGGCGCTGATGACCCGCATCGCGCGTCTTGAAGGGGTCAAAGCCCGCGTCGCGCCGATCCTCTATATGGAAGGCGCCTGCGGCGTGCGCCTGAAGGCGGACGATGACGTGTCTGAGATTTTCAAAAACGGTCGCGCGTCGATTTCGCTGGGCTATATCGGCATTCACGAAACCATCAACGCGCTCTTTGGCGACACGCATATGTACGACAGCGAGCTCCTGCGCGAAAAAGGCATTGCCATCGTTCAGCGCCTGCGCAACGCGGTTGACCAGTGGAAAGAGGAAACCGGCTACGGGTTTAGCCTCTACAGCACGCCGAGCGAGAACCTGTGCGACCGCTTCTGCCGTCTGGACACCGCCGAGTTCGGGATTGTGGAAGGCGTGACCGACAAAGGGTATTACACCAACAGCTTCCACCTCGACGTGGAGAAAAAGGTGAACCCGTACGACAAGATCGACTTTGAAGCGGCGTATCCACCGATCGCCAGCGGCGGGTTCATCTGCTACGGCGAGTACCCGAACATTCAGCACAACCTGAAGGCGCTGGAAGACGTGTGGGATTACAGCTATCAGCACGTGCCGTATTACGGGACCAACACGCCAATCGACGAGTGCTACGAGTGCGGCTTTACCGGCGAGTTCGAGTGTACGAGCAAAGGCTTTACCTGCCCGAAATGCGGCAACCACGACGCGGCTCGCGTCTCCGTGACCCGTCGCGTGTGCGGCTATCTCGGCAGCCCGGACGCGCGTCCGTTTAACGCCGGGAAGCAGGAAGAGGTGAAGCGTCGCGTGAAGCATTTGGGTAACGGGCAGATTGGGTAA
- the treB gene encoding PTS trehalose transporter subunit IIBC: MSKVKQADIDRLIVLVGGRENIATVSHCITRLRFVLNDPAKANPKAIEELSMVKGCFTNAGQFQVVIGTEVGDYYQALLATTGHSSADKEQAKKAARQNMKWHEQLISHFAEIFFPLLPALISGGLILGFRNVIGDVPMSDGKTLAQMYPALKTVYDFLWLIGEAIFFYLPVGICWSAVRKMGGTPILGIVLGVTLVSPQLMNAYLLGQQVPEVWNFGLFTIAKVGYQAQVIPALLAGLALGFIETRLKRIVPDYLYLVVVPVCSLILAVFLAHAFIGPFGRMIGDGVAFAVRHLMTGSFAPIGAALFGFLYAPLVITGVHQTTLAIDMQMIQSLGGTPVWPIIALSNIAQASAVTGIIIVSRKHNEREISVPAAISAYLGVTEPAMYGINLKYRFPMLCAMIGSGLAGLVCGLNGVMANGIGVGGLPGILSIQPAYWQVFALAMAIAIIVPMALTTVVYQRKFRQGSLQIV; encoded by the coding sequence ATGAGTAAAGTCAAACAAGCAGATATCGATCGGCTGATCGTCCTGGTCGGCGGACGCGAGAACATCGCCACCGTCAGCCATTGCATTACCCGCCTGCGCTTCGTGCTGAACGATCCGGCCAAAGCCAACCCGAAGGCCATTGAAGAACTTTCCATGGTCAAAGGCTGCTTCACCAACGCCGGGCAGTTCCAGGTCGTTATTGGTACCGAAGTGGGCGATTACTATCAGGCTCTGCTGGCGACAACCGGGCACTCTTCCGCCGATAAAGAGCAGGCGAAGAAGGCCGCGCGCCAGAATATGAAGTGGCACGAGCAGCTGATTTCCCACTTCGCGGAAATTTTCTTCCCGCTGCTGCCCGCGCTGATCAGCGGGGGCTTAATCTTAGGCTTCCGTAACGTCATCGGCGATGTGCCGATGAGCGACGGCAAAACCCTGGCGCAGATGTATCCGGCGCTGAAAACCGTTTACGACTTCCTGTGGCTGATTGGCGAAGCCATCTTCTTCTATCTGCCGGTCGGGATTTGCTGGTCCGCGGTGCGCAAAATGGGCGGCACGCCGATCCTCGGTATCGTGCTGGGCGTTACGCTGGTCTCTCCACAGTTAATGAACGCTTACTTACTTGGCCAGCAGGTGCCTGAGGTGTGGAACTTCGGCCTGTTTACCATCGCCAAAGTGGGCTATCAGGCGCAGGTTATTCCGGCCCTGCTGGCGGGTCTGGCGCTGGGCTTTATTGAAACGCGCCTGAAGCGCATCGTGCCGGATTACCTCTATCTGGTGGTGGTGCCGGTCTGCTCGCTGATCCTGGCGGTATTCCTGGCGCACGCCTTTATCGGTCCGTTTGGCCGCATGATCGGCGACGGCGTGGCCTTCGCGGTCCGTCACCTGATGACCGGCAGCTTCGCGCCGATTGGTGCCGCGCTGTTTGGCTTCCTGTACGCCCCGCTGGTGATCACCGGCGTGCACCAGACCACGCTGGCTATCGACATGCAGATGATCCAGAGCCTCGGCGGCACGCCGGTCTGGCCGATTATCGCCCTGTCTAACATTGCACAGGCGTCGGCGGTTACCGGCATCATCATCGTCAGCCGCAAGCACAACGAGCGTGAGATCTCCGTTCCGGCAGCCATCTCCGCCTACCTCGGCGTCACCGAACCGGCGATGTACGGTATCAATCTGAAATACCGCTTCCCGATGCTCTGCGCGATGATCGGTTCCGGTCTGGCTGGCCTGGTGTGTGGTCTGAACGGCGTGATGGCGAACGGGATTGGCGTCGGCGGCCTGCCGGGCATCCTCTCCATCCAGCCCGCTTACTGGCAGGTGTTTGCCCTGGCGATGGCCATCGCGATCATCGTCCCAATGGCGCTCACCACCGTGGTTTACCAGCGTAAGTTCCGTCAGGGCTCGCTGCAGATTGTTTAA
- the treC gene encoding alpha,alpha-phosphotrehalase codes for MNTLPHWWQNGVIYQIYPKSFQDTTGSGTGDLRGVTQRLDYLKTLGIDAIWLTPFYISPQVDNGYDVANYTAIDPAYGTLDDFDELVAEAHERGIRIVLDMVFNHTSTQHAWFRESLNKESPYRQFYIWRDGTPEQLPNNWRSKFGGNAWRWHAESEQYYLHLFAPEQADLNWENPEVRAELKKVCEFWADRGVDGLRLDVINLISKDQDFPDDNAGDGRRFYTDGPRVHEYLQEMSRDVFTPRSLMTVGEMSSTSLENCQQYASLDGRELSMTFNFHHLKVDYPGGEKWTKAKPDFVALKSLFRHWQQGMHNRAWNALFWCNHDQPRIVSRFGDEGEYRVQAAKMLGMVLHGMQGTPYIYQGEELGMTNPHFSRITDYRDVESLNMFSELRANGREPEELLAILASKSRDNGRTPMQWDASHNAGFTGGEPWIGVCDNYETVNARAALDDPDSVFYAYQSLISLRKTLPVLTWGDYEDLLPEHPSLWCYRRQWQGQTLMVVANLSNTPQEWQTDALSDRSQALMSNYPAPQTTSLRPFEAVWWLQQ; via the coding sequence ATGAATACCCTTCCTCACTGGTGGCAGAACGGCGTCATCTATCAGATTTATCCAAAGAGTTTCCAGGACACCACCGGCAGCGGCACCGGCGATCTGCGCGGCGTGACGCAGCGCCTGGACTACCTGAAAACCCTTGGCATCGACGCCATCTGGCTGACGCCGTTTTATATCTCCCCGCAGGTGGATAACGGCTACGACGTGGCGAATTACACCGCCATCGACCCGGCCTACGGCACGCTGGATGATTTCGACGAGCTGGTTGCCGAGGCGCACGAGCGCGGCATCCGCATTGTCCTGGACATGGTGTTTAACCACACCTCCACGCAGCACGCCTGGTTCCGCGAATCACTAAATAAAGAGAGCCCGTACCGCCAGTTCTACATCTGGCGCGACGGCACGCCGGAGCAGCTTCCCAACAACTGGCGCTCCAAGTTTGGCGGCAACGCCTGGCGCTGGCACGCCGAGAGCGAGCAGTATTACCTGCACCTTTTCGCCCCGGAGCAGGCGGACCTCAACTGGGAAAACCCTGAAGTGCGCGCCGAGCTGAAAAAGGTGTGCGAGTTCTGGGCCGATCGCGGCGTGGACGGCTTGCGTCTCGACGTGATTAACCTGATTTCAAAAGACCAGGATTTCCCGGACGACAACGCCGGAGACGGCCGCCGCTTCTACACCGACGGGCCGCGCGTTCACGAATATCTGCAGGAGATGAGCCGCGACGTCTTCACCCCGCGCAGCCTGATGACGGTGGGCGAGATGTCCTCGACCTCGCTGGAGAACTGCCAGCAGTACGCCTCGCTCGACGGACGCGAGCTGTCGATGACCTTTAACTTCCACCACCTGAAGGTGGACTATCCCGGCGGCGAAAAGTGGACGAAGGCGAAGCCGGACTTCGTGGCGCTGAAAAGCCTCTTCCGCCACTGGCAGCAGGGGATGCACAACAGGGCCTGGAACGCGCTGTTCTGGTGTAACCACGATCAGCCGCGCATCGTGTCGCGCTTTGGTGACGAAGGGGAATACCGCGTACAGGCCGCGAAGATGCTCGGCATGGTGCTGCACGGCATGCAGGGTACGCCGTATATCTACCAGGGCGAGGAGCTGGGAATGACTAACCCGCACTTCAGCCGCATCACCGATTACCGCGACGTGGAGAGCCTGAACATGTTCTCCGAACTGAGGGCGAACGGCCGCGAACCGGAGGAATTGCTGGCGATTCTGGCGAGTAAGTCACGCGATAACGGGCGAACCCCAATGCAGTGGGACGCTTCGCACAATGCGGGCTTTACCGGGGGCGAGCCGTGGATTGGGGTCTGCGACAATTACGAGACGGTGAACGCCCGCGCCGCGCTCGACGACCCGGATTCGGTGTTCTACGCCTACCAGTCGCTGATTAGCCTGCGCAAAACCCTGCCGGTGCTGACGTGGGGGGATTATGAGGATCTCCTGCCGGAGCATCCTTCCCTTTGGTGCTATCGCCGTCAGTGGCAGGGGCAGACGCTGATGGTGGTGGCGAACCTGAGCAATACGCCTCAGGAATGGCAGACAGACGCTCTCAGCGATAGGTCGCAGGCGCTGATGAGTAACTACCCGGCACCGCAAACGACGTCGCTGCGTCCATTTGAAGCCGTCTGGTGGTTGCAACAGTAA
- the treR gene encoding trehalose operon repressor TreR: MQNRLTIKDIARLSGVGKSTVSRVLNNESGVSERTRERVEAVMNQHGFSPSRSARAMRGQSDKVVAIIVSRLDSLSENLAVQTMLPAFYEQGYDPIMMESQFSSQLVEEHLGMLQRRNIDGVVLFGFTGIKDEMLKPWQPSLVLLARDAHGFASVCYDDEGAIITLMQRLYDEGHRHISFLGVPHADVTTGKRRHEAYLAFCKKHNLSAVASLPGLGMKQGYEQVASVLTPQTTALVCATDTLALGASKYLQEQRIESLQVASVGSTPLMKFLHPEIITVDPGYAESGRQAAAQLIEQINGRAEPRQIVIPAHLS; the protein is encoded by the coding sequence ATGCAGAACCGCCTTACGATTAAAGACATCGCGCGTTTAAGCGGCGTGGGGAAATCGACCGTCTCACGCGTGCTGAACAACGAGAGCGGCGTCAGCGAACGCACCCGCGAGCGCGTTGAGGCGGTCATGAATCAGCACGGATTTTCCCCTTCCCGCTCCGCGCGCGCCATGCGCGGGCAGAGTGACAAAGTCGTCGCCATCATTGTCTCGCGTCTGGACTCTCTGTCTGAAAACCTCGCCGTGCAGACCATGCTCCCCGCCTTCTATGAGCAGGGGTATGATCCGATCATGATGGAAAGCCAGTTCTCGTCGCAACTGGTTGAAGAGCATCTGGGTATGCTCCAGAGGCGCAACATTGATGGCGTGGTGCTGTTCGGTTTTACCGGCATTAAGGACGAGATGCTAAAACCCTGGCAGCCATCGCTGGTGCTGCTGGCGCGCGATGCCCACGGCTTTGCCTCCGTCTGCTATGACGACGAGGGCGCAATTATCACCCTGATGCAGCGCCTGTATGACGAAGGCCATCGCCACATCAGCTTCCTCGGTGTCCCGCACGCGGACGTCACCACCGGCAAGCGTCGTCATGAGGCGTACCTGGCCTTTTGCAAAAAGCACAATCTTTCCGCCGTGGCCTCCCTGCCCGGGCTGGGCATGAAGCAGGGCTACGAGCAGGTCGCCAGCGTTCTGACGCCGCAGACCACCGCGCTGGTGTGCGCCACGGATACCCTGGCGCTGGGTGCCAGCAAATATCTGCAGGAGCAGCGCATCGAAAGCCTGCAGGTGGCGAGCGTCGGCAGCACGCCGCTGATGAAGTTCCTGCACCCGGAGATCATCACCGTCGATCCGGGCTACGCCGAGTCCGGCAGACAGGCCGCCGCGCAGCTGATCGAGCAGATCAACGGGCGCGCTGAGCCGCGTCAGATCGTTATTCCGGCCCACCTTTCGTAA